Proteins from one Puntigrus tetrazona isolate hp1 unplaced genomic scaffold, ASM1883169v1 S000000746, whole genome shotgun sequence genomic window:
- the LOC122335272 gene encoding lysine-specific histone demethylase 1B isoform X4, whose product MLADSGGRCRGRKRSAAAVGGPDSGGRGRSSTPAAQARRKAPEAGEEEDQSEKKFRKCEKSGCPATYPVCFASASERCARNGYTSRWYHLSCGEHFCNECFDHYYRSHKDGYETFSSWKRVWTSNGKSEPSLKAFMADQQLPYWVQCTNADCGKWRQLNKETQLTSALASSYRCGMKLNSVKVEGSDACSQPEDVRVSGVTDSWWLSMLILPPLFKDSPASPFLSAYYPDCVGMSPSASPEHRRAAPPQIPGLSPYFQPFYQPNECGKALCVRPDMMELDELYEFPEFSRDPTMYLALRNLVLAAWNRDCKEVLTLQKCAPHVIVRGLVRVRCVQELERVLYFMTRKGLINTGALQIKSSLLPESQHNKVLVIGAGAAGLAAARQLQNFGMQVVVLEARERIGGRVWDDASLGVTVGRGAQIVNGCVNNPIALMCEQVGLRMHTLGVRCELIQEGGRVTDPALDKRMDFHFNAVLDAVSEWRKDKAQSQDAPLGEKIQEVYKTFLQESGLQFTDLEEKVLHFHLSNLEYACGNTLDQVSARSWDHNECFAQFSGDHTLLTDGYSSVLHKLAQGLDIRLNTAVLVTVPLALLQKNLIGFSPPLPDRKLKAIHSLGAGVIEKVALQFPSRFWDRKIQGADYFGHVPPCPEKRGLFSVFYDMSPQGEECVLMTVVTGEALSLLRGLQDSQVVDLCMSVLRELFEEQEVPEPLRFLVTRWSTDPWAQMSYSFVKTGGSGEAYDIIAEDVQGKLFFAGEATNRHFPQTVTGAYLSGVREASKITAL is encoded by the exons ATGCTGGCGGACTCAG GCGGGCGGTGCCGGGGAAGAAAGCGGTCAGCAGCAGCAGTGGGTGGGCCAGACTCTGGTGGGCGGGGCCGCAGCAGCACACCTGCAGCACAG gCGAGACGGAAAGCACCAGAGGCTGGAGAAGAAGAGGATCAGTCAGAGAAGAAATTCAGAAAGTGTGAGAAATCCGGATGTCCAGCGACGTACCCCGTGTGTTTCGCCAGTGCGTCTgagag GTGTGCTAGGAACGGTTACACGTCTCGCTGGTATCACCTGTCGTGCGGAGAGCACTTCTGTAACGAGTGCTTCGATCATTACTACAGGAG TCACAAAGACGGATACGAGACCTTCTCCTCCTGGAAGAGGGTCTGGACCAGCAATGGGAAGAGCGAGCCCAGCCTTAAAGCCTTCATGGCCGACCAGCAGCTGCCCTACTGG GTTCAGTGCACTAATGCTGACTGTGGGAAGTGGCGTCAGCTGAATAAAGAGACACAGCTGACCTCGGCGCTGGCCTCGTCCTACCGCTGCGGGATGAAGCTCAACAGCGTGAAG GTGGAAGGAAGTGATGCGTGCTCTCAGCCGGAGGACGTG cgggTGTCCGGTGTGACGGACAGCTGGTGGCTCTCTATGCTCATCCTGCCGCCACTGTTTAAGGACAGTCCGGCCAGTCCCTTCCTCTCCGCTTATTACCCGGACTGTGTGGGCATGAGCCCGTCTGCTTCACCCGAGCACCGCAGAGCTGCTCCGCCTCAGA TCCCCGGACTCTCGCCCTATTTCCAGCCCTTCTATCAGCCGAATGAGTGTGGGAAGGCCCTGTGTGTCAGACCTGATATGATGGAGCTGGACGAGCTGTACGAGTTCCCAGAGTTCTCCAGAGATCCCACCATGTACCTGGCTCTGAGGAACCTGGTGCTGGCAGCCTGGAACCGTGACTGCAAG gaggTTCTGACGCTGCAGAAGTGTGCTCCTCATGTGATTGTACGTGGGCTGGTGCGTGTCCGCTGCGTTCAGGAGCTGGAGCGGGTCCTGTACTTCATGACCAGGAAGGGCCTGATCAACACCGGAGCACTGCAGATTAAGTCCTCGCTGCTGCCTGAGTCACAGCACAAT AAGGTGCTGGTCATCGGAGCAGGTGCCGCAGGGCTCGCTGCTGCAAGACAACTCCAGAACTTCGGCATGCag GTGGTGGTTCTGGAGGCAAGGGAGCGAATTGGGGGGCGGGTTTGGGATGATGCGTCGCTGGGCGTGACGGTGGGCCGCGGAGCTCAGATCGTCAACGGCTGCGTCAACAACCCCATAGCCCTGATGTGTGAgcag GTGGGTCTGCGGATGCACACTCTGGGCGTCCGCTGCGAGCTCATTCAGGAAGGTGGACGTGTCACAGACCCAGCTCTGGACAAACGCATGGACTTCCACTTTAACGCTGTGCTGGACGCTGTATCCGAGTGGAGGAAAGACAAGGCGCAGTCCCAGGATGCACCACTGGGCG AGAAGATCCAGGAAGTGTACAAGACGTTCCTGCAGGAGTCTGGACTTCAGTTCACCGACCTGGAGGAGAAGGTTCTGCACTTTCATCTCAGTAACCTGGAATACGCCTGTGGAAACACACTGgaccag gTGTCAGCGCGCTCGTGGGATCATAACGAGTGTTTCGCTCAGTTCTCTGGAGATCACACACTGCTCACTGATGGATACTCATCTGTCCTGCACAAACTCGCTCAGGGACTCGACATCCGGCTCAATACTGCG GTTTTGGTGACGGTTCCACTGGCTCTGCTGCAGAAGAACCTCATCGGGTTCAGTCCTCCTCTTCCTGACAGGAAGCTCAAAGCCATCCACAGTCTGGGAGCTGGAGTCATTGAGAAG GTGGCTCTCCAGTTCCCCTCGCGCTTCTGGGATAGGAAAATCCAGGGAGCGGATTACTTTGGCCACGTCCCGCCCTGTCCGGAGAAGAGAGGCCTGTTCAGTGTGTTCTACGACATGAGTCCACAG ggtgAGGAGTGTGTGCTGATGACGGTGGTCACCGGCGAGGCTCTCTCTCTGCTGCGGGGTCTTCAGGACTCTCAGGTGGTGGATCTGTGTATGAGCGTCCTCCGCGAGCTCTTCGAGGAGCAG GAGGTTCCGGAGCCGCTCCGGTTCCTGGTGACCCGCTGGAGCACTGACCCGTGGGCTCAGATGTCCTACAGCTTCGTGAAGACGGGCGGCAGCGGAGAGGCCTATGACATCATCGCTGAAGACGTGCAGGGCAAGCTGTTCTTCGCCGGAGAG GCCACAAACAGACACTTTCCTCAGACGGTGACAGGAGCGTATCTGAGTGGAGTGCGTGAGGCCAGCAAGATCACAGCGCTTTAg
- the LOC122335272 gene encoding lysine-specific histone demethylase 1B isoform X3, producing MLADSGGRCRGRKRSAAAVGGPDSGGRGRSSTPAAQARRKAPEAGEEEDQSEKKFRKCEKSGCPATYPVCFASASERCARNGYTSRWYHLSCGEHFCNECFDHYYRSHKDGYETFSSWKRVWTSNGKSEPSLKAFMADQQLPYWVQCTNADCGKWRQLNKETQLTSALASSYRCGMKLNSVKVEGSDACSQPEDVRVSGVTDSWWLSMLILPPLFKDSPASPFLSAYYPDCVGMSPSASPEHRRAAPPQIPGLSPYFQPFYQPNECGKALCVRPDMMELDELYEFPEFSRDPTMYLALRNLVLAAWNRDCKEVLTLQKCAPHVIVRGLVRVRCVQELERVLYFMTRKGLINTGALQIKSSLLPESQHNVLVIGAGAAGLAAARQLQNFGMQVVVLEARERIGGRVWDDASLGVTVGRGAQIVNGCVNNPIALMCEQVGLRMHTLGVRCELIQEGGRVTDPALDKRMDFHFNAVLDAVSEWRKDKAQSQDAPLGEKIQEVYKTFLQESGLQFTDLEEKVLHFHLSNLEYACGNTLDQVSARSWDHNECFAQFSGDHTLLTDGYSSVLHKLAQGLDIRLNTAVQHVDYSGEGVTVVSSCGSRWSVQKVLVTVPLALLQKNLIGFSPPLPDRKLKAIHSLGAGVIEKVALQFPSRFWDRKIQGADYFGHVPPCPEKRGLFSVFYDMSPQGEECVLMTVVTGEALSLLRGLQDSQVVDLCMSVLRELFEEQEVPEPLRFLVTRWSTDPWAQMSYSFVKTGGSGEAYDIIAEDVQGKLFFAGEATNRHFPQTVTGAYLSGVREASKITAL from the exons ATGCTGGCGGACTCAG GCGGGCGGTGCCGGGGAAGAAAGCGGTCAGCAGCAGCAGTGGGTGGGCCAGACTCTGGTGGGCGGGGCCGCAGCAGCACACCTGCAGCACAG gCGAGACGGAAAGCACCAGAGGCTGGAGAAGAAGAGGATCAGTCAGAGAAGAAATTCAGAAAGTGTGAGAAATCCGGATGTCCAGCGACGTACCCCGTGTGTTTCGCCAGTGCGTCTgagag GTGTGCTAGGAACGGTTACACGTCTCGCTGGTATCACCTGTCGTGCGGAGAGCACTTCTGTAACGAGTGCTTCGATCATTACTACAGGAG TCACAAAGACGGATACGAGACCTTCTCCTCCTGGAAGAGGGTCTGGACCAGCAATGGGAAGAGCGAGCCCAGCCTTAAAGCCTTCATGGCCGACCAGCAGCTGCCCTACTGG GTTCAGTGCACTAATGCTGACTGTGGGAAGTGGCGTCAGCTGAATAAAGAGACACAGCTGACCTCGGCGCTGGCCTCGTCCTACCGCTGCGGGATGAAGCTCAACAGCGTGAAG GTGGAAGGAAGTGATGCGTGCTCTCAGCCGGAGGACGTG cgggTGTCCGGTGTGACGGACAGCTGGTGGCTCTCTATGCTCATCCTGCCGCCACTGTTTAAGGACAGTCCGGCCAGTCCCTTCCTCTCCGCTTATTACCCGGACTGTGTGGGCATGAGCCCGTCTGCTTCACCCGAGCACCGCAGAGCTGCTCCGCCTCAGA TCCCCGGACTCTCGCCCTATTTCCAGCCCTTCTATCAGCCGAATGAGTGTGGGAAGGCCCTGTGTGTCAGACCTGATATGATGGAGCTGGACGAGCTGTACGAGTTCCCAGAGTTCTCCAGAGATCCCACCATGTACCTGGCTCTGAGGAACCTGGTGCTGGCAGCCTGGAACCGTGACTGCAAG gaggTTCTGACGCTGCAGAAGTGTGCTCCTCATGTGATTGTACGTGGGCTGGTGCGTGTCCGCTGCGTTCAGGAGCTGGAGCGGGTCCTGTACTTCATGACCAGGAAGGGCCTGATCAACACCGGAGCACTGCAGATTAAGTCCTCGCTGCTGCCTGAGTCACAGCACAAT GTGCTGGTCATCGGAGCAGGTGCCGCAGGGCTCGCTGCTGCAAGACAACTCCAGAACTTCGGCATGCag GTGGTGGTTCTGGAGGCAAGGGAGCGAATTGGGGGGCGGGTTTGGGATGATGCGTCGCTGGGCGTGACGGTGGGCCGCGGAGCTCAGATCGTCAACGGCTGCGTCAACAACCCCATAGCCCTGATGTGTGAgcag GTGGGTCTGCGGATGCACACTCTGGGCGTCCGCTGCGAGCTCATTCAGGAAGGTGGACGTGTCACAGACCCAGCTCTGGACAAACGCATGGACTTCCACTTTAACGCTGTGCTGGACGCTGTATCCGAGTGGAGGAAAGACAAGGCGCAGTCCCAGGATGCACCACTGGGCG AGAAGATCCAGGAAGTGTACAAGACGTTCCTGCAGGAGTCTGGACTTCAGTTCACCGACCTGGAGGAGAAGGTTCTGCACTTTCATCTCAGTAACCTGGAATACGCCTGTGGAAACACACTGgaccag gTGTCAGCGCGCTCGTGGGATCATAACGAGTGTTTCGCTCAGTTCTCTGGAGATCACACACTGCTCACTGATGGATACTCATCTGTCCTGCACAAACTCGCTCAGGGACTCGACATCCGGCTCAATACTGCG gtgcaGCATGTGGATTACTCTGGAGAGGGAGTGACGGTGGTGTCCAGCTGTGGCTCTCGCTGGAGTGTGCAGAag GTTTTGGTGACGGTTCCACTGGCTCTGCTGCAGAAGAACCTCATCGGGTTCAGTCCTCCTCTTCCTGACAGGAAGCTCAAAGCCATCCACAGTCTGGGAGCTGGAGTCATTGAGAAG GTGGCTCTCCAGTTCCCCTCGCGCTTCTGGGATAGGAAAATCCAGGGAGCGGATTACTTTGGCCACGTCCCGCCCTGTCCGGAGAAGAGAGGCCTGTTCAGTGTGTTCTACGACATGAGTCCACAG ggtgAGGAGTGTGTGCTGATGACGGTGGTCACCGGCGAGGCTCTCTCTCTGCTGCGGGGTCTTCAGGACTCTCAGGTGGTGGATCTGTGTATGAGCGTCCTCCGCGAGCTCTTCGAGGAGCAG GAGGTTCCGGAGCCGCTCCGGTTCCTGGTGACCCGCTGGAGCACTGACCCGTGGGCTCAGATGTCCTACAGCTTCGTGAAGACGGGCGGCAGCGGAGAGGCCTATGACATCATCGCTGAAGACGTGCAGGGCAAGCTGTTCTTCGCCGGAGAG GCCACAAACAGACACTTTCCTCAGACGGTGACAGGAGCGTATCTGAGTGGAGTGCGTGAGGCCAGCAAGATCACAGCGCTTTAg
- the LOC122335272 gene encoding lysine-specific histone demethylase 1B isoform X1, which yields MLADSGGRCRGRKRSAAAVGGPDSGGRGRSSTPAAQARRKAPEAGEEEDQSEKKFRKCEKSGCPATYPVCFASASERCARNGYTSRWYHLSCGEHFCNECFDHYYRSHKDGYETFSSWKRVWTSNGKSEPSLKAFMADQQLPYWVQCTNADCGKWRQLNKETQLTSALASSYRCGMKLNSVKVEGSDACSQPEDVRVSGVTDSWWLSMLILPPLFKDSPASPFLSAYYPDCVGMSPSASPEHRRAAPPQIPGLSPYFQPFYQPNECGKALCVRPDMMELDELYEFPEFSRDPTMYLALRNLVLAAWNRDCKEVLTLQKCAPHVIVRGLVRVRCVQELERVLYFMTRKGLINTGALQIKSSLLPESQHNKVLVIGAGAAGLAAARQLQNFGMQVVVLEARERIGGRVWDDASLGVTVGRGAQIVNGCVNNPIALMCEQVGLRMHTLGVRCELIQEGGRVTDPALDKRMDFHFNAVLDAVSEWRKDKAQSQDAPLGEKIQEVYKTFLQESGLQFTDLEEKVLHFHLSNLEYACGNTLDQVSARSWDHNECFAQFSGDHTLLTDGYSSVLHKLAQGLDIRLNTAVQHVDYSGEGVTVVSSCGSRWSVQKVLVTVPLALLQKNLIGFSPPLPDRKLKAIHSLGAGVIEKVALQFPSRFWDRKIQGADYFGHVPPCPEKRGLFSVFYDMSPQGEECVLMTVVTGEALSLLRGLQDSQVVDLCMSVLRELFEEQEVPEPLRFLVTRWSTDPWAQMSYSFVKTGGSGEAYDIIAEDVQGKLFFAGEATNRHFPQTVTGAYLSGVREASKITAL from the exons ATGCTGGCGGACTCAG GCGGGCGGTGCCGGGGAAGAAAGCGGTCAGCAGCAGCAGTGGGTGGGCCAGACTCTGGTGGGCGGGGCCGCAGCAGCACACCTGCAGCACAG gCGAGACGGAAAGCACCAGAGGCTGGAGAAGAAGAGGATCAGTCAGAGAAGAAATTCAGAAAGTGTGAGAAATCCGGATGTCCAGCGACGTACCCCGTGTGTTTCGCCAGTGCGTCTgagag GTGTGCTAGGAACGGTTACACGTCTCGCTGGTATCACCTGTCGTGCGGAGAGCACTTCTGTAACGAGTGCTTCGATCATTACTACAGGAG TCACAAAGACGGATACGAGACCTTCTCCTCCTGGAAGAGGGTCTGGACCAGCAATGGGAAGAGCGAGCCCAGCCTTAAAGCCTTCATGGCCGACCAGCAGCTGCCCTACTGG GTTCAGTGCACTAATGCTGACTGTGGGAAGTGGCGTCAGCTGAATAAAGAGACACAGCTGACCTCGGCGCTGGCCTCGTCCTACCGCTGCGGGATGAAGCTCAACAGCGTGAAG GTGGAAGGAAGTGATGCGTGCTCTCAGCCGGAGGACGTG cgggTGTCCGGTGTGACGGACAGCTGGTGGCTCTCTATGCTCATCCTGCCGCCACTGTTTAAGGACAGTCCGGCCAGTCCCTTCCTCTCCGCTTATTACCCGGACTGTGTGGGCATGAGCCCGTCTGCTTCACCCGAGCACCGCAGAGCTGCTCCGCCTCAGA TCCCCGGACTCTCGCCCTATTTCCAGCCCTTCTATCAGCCGAATGAGTGTGGGAAGGCCCTGTGTGTCAGACCTGATATGATGGAGCTGGACGAGCTGTACGAGTTCCCAGAGTTCTCCAGAGATCCCACCATGTACCTGGCTCTGAGGAACCTGGTGCTGGCAGCCTGGAACCGTGACTGCAAG gaggTTCTGACGCTGCAGAAGTGTGCTCCTCATGTGATTGTACGTGGGCTGGTGCGTGTCCGCTGCGTTCAGGAGCTGGAGCGGGTCCTGTACTTCATGACCAGGAAGGGCCTGATCAACACCGGAGCACTGCAGATTAAGTCCTCGCTGCTGCCTGAGTCACAGCACAAT AAGGTGCTGGTCATCGGAGCAGGTGCCGCAGGGCTCGCTGCTGCAAGACAACTCCAGAACTTCGGCATGCag GTGGTGGTTCTGGAGGCAAGGGAGCGAATTGGGGGGCGGGTTTGGGATGATGCGTCGCTGGGCGTGACGGTGGGCCGCGGAGCTCAGATCGTCAACGGCTGCGTCAACAACCCCATAGCCCTGATGTGTGAgcag GTGGGTCTGCGGATGCACACTCTGGGCGTCCGCTGCGAGCTCATTCAGGAAGGTGGACGTGTCACAGACCCAGCTCTGGACAAACGCATGGACTTCCACTTTAACGCTGTGCTGGACGCTGTATCCGAGTGGAGGAAAGACAAGGCGCAGTCCCAGGATGCACCACTGGGCG AGAAGATCCAGGAAGTGTACAAGACGTTCCTGCAGGAGTCTGGACTTCAGTTCACCGACCTGGAGGAGAAGGTTCTGCACTTTCATCTCAGTAACCTGGAATACGCCTGTGGAAACACACTGgaccag gTGTCAGCGCGCTCGTGGGATCATAACGAGTGTTTCGCTCAGTTCTCTGGAGATCACACACTGCTCACTGATGGATACTCATCTGTCCTGCACAAACTCGCTCAGGGACTCGACATCCGGCTCAATACTGCG gtgcaGCATGTGGATTACTCTGGAGAGGGAGTGACGGTGGTGTCCAGCTGTGGCTCTCGCTGGAGTGTGCAGAag GTTTTGGTGACGGTTCCACTGGCTCTGCTGCAGAAGAACCTCATCGGGTTCAGTCCTCCTCTTCCTGACAGGAAGCTCAAAGCCATCCACAGTCTGGGAGCTGGAGTCATTGAGAAG GTGGCTCTCCAGTTCCCCTCGCGCTTCTGGGATAGGAAAATCCAGGGAGCGGATTACTTTGGCCACGTCCCGCCCTGTCCGGAGAAGAGAGGCCTGTTCAGTGTGTTCTACGACATGAGTCCACAG ggtgAGGAGTGTGTGCTGATGACGGTGGTCACCGGCGAGGCTCTCTCTCTGCTGCGGGGTCTTCAGGACTCTCAGGTGGTGGATCTGTGTATGAGCGTCCTCCGCGAGCTCTTCGAGGAGCAG GAGGTTCCGGAGCCGCTCCGGTTCCTGGTGACCCGCTGGAGCACTGACCCGTGGGCTCAGATGTCCTACAGCTTCGTGAAGACGGGCGGCAGCGGAGAGGCCTATGACATCATCGCTGAAGACGTGCAGGGCAAGCTGTTCTTCGCCGGAGAG GCCACAAACAGACACTTTCCTCAGACGGTGACAGGAGCGTATCTGAGTGGAGTGCGTGAGGCCAGCAAGATCACAGCGCTTTAg
- the LOC122335272 gene encoding lysine-specific histone demethylase 1B isoform X2, with translation MLADSGGRCRGRKRSAAAVGGPDSGGRGRSSTPAAQARRKAPEAGEEEDQSEKKFRKCEKSGCPATYPVCFASASERCARNGYTSRWYHLSCGEHFCNECFDHYYRSHKDGYETFSSWKRVWTSNGKSEPSLKAFMADQQLPYWVQCTNADCGKWRQLNKETQLTSALASSYRCGMKLNSVKVEGSDACSQPEDVRVSGVTDSWWLSMLILPPLFKDSPASPFLSAYYPDCVGMSPSASPEHRRAAPPQIPGLSPYFQPFYQPNECGKALCVRPDMMELDELYEFPEFSRDPTMYLALRNLVLAAWNRDCKEVLTLQKCAPHVIVRGLVRVRCVQELERVLYFMTRKGLINTGALQIKSSLLPESQHNKVLVIGAGAAGLAAARQLQNFGMQVVVLEARERIGGRVWDDASLGVTVGRGAQIVNGCVNNPIALMCEQVGLRMHTLGVRCELIQEGGRVTDPALDKRMDFHFNAVLDAVSEWRKDKAQSQDAPLGEKIQEVYKTFLQESGLQFTDLEEKVLHFHLSNLEYACGNTLDQVSARSWDHNECFAQFSGDHTLLTDGYSSVLHKLAQGLDIRLNTAVQHVDYSGEGVTVVSSCGSRWSVQKVLVTVPLALLQKNLIGFSPPLPDRKLKAIHSLGAGVIEKVALQFPSRFWDRKIQGADYFGHVPPCPEKRGLFSVFYDMSPQGEECVLMTVVTGEALSLLRGLQDSQVVDLCMSVLRELFEEQEVPEPLRFLVTRWSTDPWAQMSYSFVKTGGSGEAYDIIAEDVQGKLFFAGEATNRHFPQTVTGAYLSGVREASKITAL, from the exons ATGCTGGCGGACTCAG GCGGGCGGTGCCGGGGAAGAAAGCGGTCAGCAGCAGCAGTGGGTGGGCCAGACTCTGGTGGGCGGGGCCGCAGCAGCACACCTGCAGCACAG gCGAGACGGAAAGCACCAGAGGCTGGAGAAGAAGAGGATCAGTCAGAGAAGAAATTCAGAAAGTGTGAGAAATCCGGATGTCCAGCGACGTACCCCGTGTGTTTCGCCAGTGCGTCTgagag GTGTGCTAGGAACGGTTACACGTCTCGCTGGTATCACCTGTCGTGCGGAGAGCACTTCTGTAACGAGTGCTTCGATCATTACTACAGGAG TCACAAAGACGGATACGAGACCTTCTCCTCCTGGAAGAGGGTCTGGACCAGCAATGGGAAGAGCGAGCCCAGCCTTAAAGCCTTCATGGCCGACCAGCAGCTGCCCTACTGG GTTCAGTGCACTAATGCTGACTGTGGGAAGTGGCGTCAGCTGAATAAAGAGACACAGCTGACCTCGGCGCTGGCCTCGTCCTACCGCTGCGGGATGAAGCTCAACAGCGTGAAG GTGGAAGGAAGTGATGCGTGCTCTCAGCCGGAGGACGTG cgggTGTCCGGTGTGACGGACAGCTGGTGGCTCTCTATGCTCATCCTGCCGCCACTGTTTAAGGACAGTCCGGCCAGTCCCTTCCTCTCCGCTTATTACCCGGACTGTGTGGGCATGAGCCCGTCTGCTTCACCCGAGCACCGCAGAGCTGCTCCGCCTCAGA TCCCCGGACTCTCGCCCTATTTCCAGCCCTTCTATCAGCCGAATGAGTGTGGGAAGGCCCTGTGTGTCAGACCTGATATGATGGAGCTGGACGAGCTGTACGAGTTCCCAGAGTTCTCCAGAGATCCCACCATGTACCTGGCTCTGAGGAACCTGGTGCTGGCAGCCTGGAACCGTGACTGCAAG gaggTTCTGACGCTGCAGAAGTGTGCTCCTCATGTGATTGTACGTGGGCTGGTGCGTGTCCGCTGCGTTCAGGAGCTGGAGCGGGTCCTGTACTTCATGACCAGGAAGGGCCTGATCAACACCGGAGCACTGCAGATTAAGTCCTCGCTGCTGCCTGAGTCACAGCACAAT AAGGTGCTGGTCATCGGAGCAGGTGCCGCAGGGCTCGCTGCTGCAAGACAACTCCAGAACTTCGGCATGCag GTGGTGGTTCTGGAGGCAAGGGAGCGAATTGGGGGGCGGGTTTGGGATGATGCGTCGCTGGGCGTGACGGTGGGCCGCGGAGCTCAGATCGTCAACGGCTGCGTCAACAACCCCATAGCCCTGATGTGTGAgcag GTGGGTCTGCGGATGCACACTCTGGGCGTCCGCTGCGAGCTCATTCAGGAAGGTGGACGTGTCACAGACCCAGCTCTGGACAAACGCATGGACTTCCACTTTAACGCTGTGCTGGACGCTGTATCCGAGTGGAGGAAAGACAAGGCGCAGTCCCAGGATGCACCACTGGGCG AGAAGATCCAGGAAGTGTACAAGACGTTCCTGCAGGAGTCTGGACTTCAGTTCACCGACCTGGAGGAGAAGGTTCTGCACTTTCATCTCAGTAACCTGGAATACGCCTGTGGAAACACACTGgaccag gTGTCAGCGCGCTCGTGGGATCATAACGAGTGTTTCGCTCAGTTCTCTGGAGATCACACACTGCTCACTGATGGATACTCATCTGTCCTGCACAAACTCGCTCAGGGACTCGACATCCGGCTCAATACTGCG gtgcaGCATGTGGATTACTCTGGAGAGGGAGTGACGGTGGTGTCCAGCTGTGGCTCTCGCTGGAGTGTGCAGAag GTTTTGGTGACGGTTCCACTGGCTCTGCTGCAGAAGAACCTCATCGGGTTCAGTCCTCCTCTTCCTGACAGGAAGCTCAAAGCCATCCACAGTCTGGGAGCTGGAGTCATTGAGAAG GTGGCTCTCCAGTTCCCCTCGCGCTTCTGGGATAGGAAAATCCAGGGAGCGGATTACTTTGGCCACGTCCCGCCCTGTCCGGAGAAGAGAGGCCTGTTCAGTGTGTTCTACGACATGAGTCCACAG ggtgAGGAGTGTGTGCTGATGACGGTGGTCACCGGCGAGGCTCTCTCTCTGCTGCGGGGTCTTCAGGACTCTCAGGTGGTGGATCTGTGTATGAGCGTCCTCCGCGAGCTCTTCGAGGAGCAG GAGGTTCCGGAGCCGCTCCGGTTCCTGGTGACCCGCTGGAGCACTGACCCGTGGGCTCAGATGTCCTACAGCTTCGTGAAGACGGGCGGCAGCGGAGAGGCCTATGACATCATCGCTGAAGACGTGCAGGGCAAGCTGTTCTTCGCCGGAGAG GCCACAAACAGACACTTTCCTCAGACGGTGACAGGAGCGTATCTGAGTGGAGTGCGTGAGGCCAGCAAGATCACAGCGC TTTAg